The following are encoded together in the Pleurocapsa sp. FMAR1 genome:
- a CDS encoding HAD-IA family hydrolase — MSAKVILFDFDGTIADTYQAIVDITNNLSTEFGYKALAQEELLLIKNLSSREIVKRSEISIFKLPFLVRRIRAELSKEIAELLPITDMTQTLFELQDRGYILGIVTSNIKENVETFLDKNKLNSLFSYIYSSTSIFGKHRIINQVIKANNLDRSKVIYVGDETRDIRSARKSHIGIISVGWGFNSREILLDYQPDCLVDSPQELLKAIELYHFQGTKIIAK; from the coding sequence ATGTCTGCTAAGGTAATTTTATTTGATTTTGACGGTACGATCGCTGATACATATCAGGCAATTGTTGATATTACCAACAACTTGTCTACGGAATTTGGTTATAAAGCTTTAGCTCAAGAAGAGTTGTTATTAATTAAAAACTTAAGCTCTCGCGAAATAGTTAAGCGTTCAGAAATATCTATATTTAAACTACCTTTTTTGGTTAGAAGAATTAGAGCCGAATTAAGCAAAGAAATTGCCGAACTATTGCCAATTACCGATATGACCCAGACATTATTTGAACTACAAGACAGAGGATATATTTTAGGTATTGTAACTTCAAATATCAAAGAAAATGTCGAGACGTTTTTAGACAAGAACAAATTAAATTCTCTTTTTAGCTATATTTATTCCAGCACCTCTATCTTTGGTAAACATCGAATAATTAACCAAGTAATTAAAGCTAATAATTTGGATAGATCTAAGGTGATTTATGTGGGAGATGAAACCAGAGATATTAGATCGGCTCGCAAAAGTCATATTGGTATAATATCTGTTGGTTGGGGCTTTAATTCTAGAGAAATACTTCTAGACTATCAACCTGACTGTTTAGTCGATAGCCCTCAAGAATTGCTTAAAGCGATCGAGCTATATCATTTTCAAGGTACAAAAATTATTGCTAAATAG
- a CDS encoding NIL domain-containing protein, which produces MKKRVTITFPKTAVQIPITYRLAKDFNVAANIIRAQVAPNQMGKLVVELQGDIDQIDAAIEWMRMRDINVFSAIGEIIIDEKSCVDCGLCTGVCPTQALVLNPETFRLEFKRSRCIVCEQCIPTCPVAAISTNL; this is translated from the coding sequence ATGAAAAAACGGGTAACGATAACTTTTCCTAAAACGGCGGTGCAAATTCCCATTACCTATCGTTTAGCCAAGGACTTTAATGTGGCTGCCAATATTATCCGCGCTCAGGTTGCCCCTAACCAAATGGGTAAGTTAGTTGTTGAATTGCAGGGAGACATCGACCAAATTGACGCTGCCATCGAGTGGATGAGAATGCGAGACATCAATGTATTTTCTGCCATTGGCGAGATTATAATAGATGAAAAAAGCTGTGTAGACTGTGGTTTATGTACGGGAGTATGTCCTACCCAGGCTTTGGTATTAAATCCAGAGACATTTAGATTAGAATTCAAGCGATCGCGCTGCATCGTTTGTGAACAGTGCATTCCTACTTGTCCTGTAGCTGCCATCTCCACTAATCTTTAA
- a CDS encoding thioredoxin family protein: protein MSETQLEPNTNNSVRNIVIAIAAVVLSVALFFGLQTETSSLSLESQVKKSTSLDVALNNNKPTLTEFYADWCTSCQAMASDLGQIKQAYGDRVNFVMLNVDNTKWLPEMLRYRIDGIPHFVFMDNEGKAIAESIGEQPRGILEADLDALIANNPIPYANNRGQISQVESKVTVTDNSDPRSHGADVK, encoded by the coding sequence ATGAGCGAAACACAGCTAGAACCAAATACTAACAATTCTGTCAGAAATATAGTCATAGCGATCGCAGCAGTGGTCTTGAGCGTTGCTTTGTTCTTCGGTTTGCAAACTGAAACTAGTTCTTTATCTTTAGAGTCCCAGGTGAAAAAATCTACTTCTTTAGACGTGGCTCTAAACAATAATAAACCTACCCTGACGGAGTTTTACGCAGATTGGTGTACTAGTTGTCAGGCGATGGCCTCGGATTTGGGACAAATAAAACAGGCTTATGGCGATCGCGTTAATTTTGTGATGCTTAATGTAGATAATACCAAATGGCTGCCAGAAATGCTCCGTTACCGAATTGATGGTATTCCTCACTTTGTATTTATGGATAATGAGGGAAAAGCGATCGCCGAATCTATAGGAGAACAACCCCGCGGAATTTTAGAGGCTGATTTAGATGCTCTAATTGCTAACAATCCTATTCCTTACGCTAATAACCGAGGTCAAATTTCGCAAGTAGAATCAAAAGTTACGGTTACCGACAATAGCGATCCTCGCAGTCATGGTGCGGATGTTAAATAG